One part of the Sebastes fasciatus isolate fSebFas1 chromosome 8, fSebFas1.pri, whole genome shotgun sequence genome encodes these proteins:
- the ccm2l gene encoding cerebral cavernous malformations 2 protein-like isoform X1 yields the protein MDYEPKKSKKGFVSPIKRLVWSKSGRRPVDRGSVYRRPLHTVPLYPPDYLIHPERLIFDYIEKEVKFLGHLTWVSVSLNPSSRDELLQLLDTARQLKVLPLKTSVDQDCILSLSARCLLLTWRDNEKLLVRIPTHEIAAASYLRDDALHLLVLKTGLNVDTVVAGDDSLDRKKTTGVDGRRQTMSCNADPRPAGGTMERRHTICGVDWRPSLSRSNHDKNQNMERGGGGGGGERGGGGERGRGGGGERGGGGGGERGGGGERGGGGGGERGGGGSLERKRVGGSWERRQQTRKTGGSWENRRARPMSGSWGVGGGGGAGGGSWEKRHGGGGGGGGGSWERRGGGSGGGGSWERRQACTGSWERGKSYGSWERRNHNPLEPTPCPDAYCNLVILAVENRDAAEEYCSLICQMFQIIYGHQTIECVDRAGFHHAVPDRYWLERSDSCLSDVSYGYDPEFSCCSSYDGCSQDAFELYYSETYSDSSSVSLQDSRRSLSSAADGGDGNPALLLMQDYMITLRNKLSPMELQHFAVLLREYRLGSNIHSFCSELLQLYGDERKFLLMGMRPFVPDKDIGVFESFLESIGIREGGILTDSFGRIKRSMSSTSATAMRGRYDNGSLASGSQEFNRRITDITHDIQALGFQDTHGDIEEEDYYL from the exons ATGGACTATGAACCCAAGAAGTCAAAGAAG GGTTTTGTATCTCCTATCAAGCGGCTGGTTTGGTCTAAATCCGGTCGCAGGCCGGTGGATCGAGGCAGCGTTTACCGGCGGCCGCTGCACACCGTCCCTCTCTACCCCCCCGACTACCTCATCCACCCTGAGAGACTCATCTTCGACTACATAGAGAAGGAGGTCAAG TTCCTCGGTCACCTGACCTGGGTGTCGGTTTCACTGAACCCCTCCAGCCGAGACGAGCTGCTGCAACTCCTGGACACCGCCAGG CAGCTGAAGGTGCTGCCGCTGAAGACCAGCGTGGATCAGGACTGTATCCTGAGTCTGTCGGCTCGCTGTCTGCTGCTGACCTGGAGAGACAACGAGAAGCTGCTGGTGAGGATTCCCACGCACGAGATCGCCGCCGCGTCCTACCTGAGGGACGACGCCCTGCACCTGCTGGTCCTCAAGACAG GTCTGAACGTGGACACGGTGGTCGCCGGGGACGACAGCCTGGACAGGAAAAAGACGACGGGCGTAGACGGCCGACGCCAAACCATGAGCTGCAACGCCGACCCTCGGCCCGCAGGGGGCACGATGGAGCGACGACACACCATCTGTGGAGTGGACTGGAGGCCGTCACTGTCCAGGAGTAACCACGACAAGAACCAGaacatggagagaggaggaggaggaggagggggggagagaggaggaggaggagagagaggaagaggaggaggaggagagagaggaggaggaggaggaggagagagaggaggaggaggagagagaggaggaggaggaggaggagagagaggaggaggagggagtctAGAGAGGAAGAGAGTGGGAGGGAGCTGGGAGAGGAGGCAACAAACACGTAAGACAGGAGGGAGCTGGGAGAACCGCAGAGCCAGACCCATGAGCGGGAGCTGgggggtgggaggaggaggaggcgctgGGGGAGGCAGCTGGGAGAAGAGGCATGGGgggggaggtggtggaggaggtgggagctgggagaggaggggaggaggaagtggTGGGGGGGGTAGCTGGGAGCGGCGGCAAGCCTGCACAGGAAGCTGGGAACGAGGGAAGAGCTACGGCAGCTGGGAGAGGAGGAACCACAACCCGCTGGAGCCCACGCCGTGTCCCGACGCCTACTGCAACCTGGTCATCCTGGCTGTGGAGAACAGG gatgcTGCAGAGGAGTACTGCTCTCTGATCTGTCAGATGTTCCAGATCATTTACGGCCATCAGACCATCGAGTGTGTGGACCGAGCCGGCTTCCATCACGCCGTGCCGGACCGCTACTGGCTGGAGAGGA gTGACAGCTGTCTGAGCGACGTGTCGTATGGTTATGATCCAGAgttcagctgctgcagctcata TGACGGCTGTTCCCAGGATGCCTTTGAGCTCTACTACAGCGAGACGTACAGCGACAGTTCGTCCGTCTCGCTGCAGGACTCTCGTCGTAGTCTGTCTTCAGCCGCTGACGGAGGAGACGGTAACCCCGCCCTGCTGCTGATGCAGGACTACATGATCACT ctGCGTAACAAGCTCAGTCCAATGGAGTTGCAGCACTTCGCCGTGTTGCTGAGAGAATACAGACTGGGATCAAACATCCACTCTTTCTGCTccgagctgctgcagctgtacGGAGACGAGCGCAAGTTCCTGCTGATGG GCATGCGGCCCTTCGTCCCCGACAAGGACATCGGGGTGTTTGAGAGTTTCCTGGAGAGCATCGGGATCCGAGAGGGCGGCATTCTGACCGACAGCTTCGGACGCATCAAACGCAGCATGAGCAGCACGTCGGCGACGGCCATGAGAGG CAGGTATGATAACGGCTCTCTGGCTTCAGGATCTCAGGAATTCAACCGACGCATCACCGACATCACCCACGACATCCAGGCACTCGGCTTCCAGGACACTCACGGAGACATCGAGGAGGAAGACTACTACCTCTGA
- the ccm2l gene encoding cerebral cavernous malformations 2 protein-like isoform X2 — translation MDYEPKKSKKGFVSPIKRLVWSKSGRRPVDRGSVYRRPLHTVPLYPPDYLIHPERLIFDYIEKEVKFLGHLTWVSVSLNPSSRDELLQLLDTARQLKVLPLKTSVDQDCILSLSARCLLLTWRDNEKLLVRIPTHEIAAASYLRDDALHLLVLKTGLNVDTVVAGDDSLDRKKTTGVDGRRQTMSCNADPRPAGGTMERRHTICGVDWRPSLSRSNHDKNQNMERGGGGGGGERGGGGERGRGGGGERGGGGGGERGGGGERGGGGGGERGGGGSLERKRVGGSWERRQQTRKTGGSWENRRARPMSGSWGVGGGGGAGGGSWEKRHGGGGGGGGGSWERRGGGSGGGGSWERRQACTGSWERGKSYGSWERRNHNPLEPTPCPDAYCNLVILAVENRDAAEEYCSLICQMFQIIYGHQTIECVDRAGFHHAVPDRYWLERSDSCLSDVSYGYDPEFSCCSSYDGCSQDAFELYYSETYSDSSSVSLQDSRRSLSSAADGGDGNPALLLMQDYMITLRNKLSPMELQHFAVLLREYRLGSNIHSFCSELLQLYGDERKFLLMGMRPFVPDKDIGVFESFLESIGIREGGILTDSFGRIKRSMSSTSATAMRGYDNGSLASGSQEFNRRITDITHDIQALGFQDTHGDIEEEDYYL, via the exons ATGGACTATGAACCCAAGAAGTCAAAGAAG GGTTTTGTATCTCCTATCAAGCGGCTGGTTTGGTCTAAATCCGGTCGCAGGCCGGTGGATCGAGGCAGCGTTTACCGGCGGCCGCTGCACACCGTCCCTCTCTACCCCCCCGACTACCTCATCCACCCTGAGAGACTCATCTTCGACTACATAGAGAAGGAGGTCAAG TTCCTCGGTCACCTGACCTGGGTGTCGGTTTCACTGAACCCCTCCAGCCGAGACGAGCTGCTGCAACTCCTGGACACCGCCAGG CAGCTGAAGGTGCTGCCGCTGAAGACCAGCGTGGATCAGGACTGTATCCTGAGTCTGTCGGCTCGCTGTCTGCTGCTGACCTGGAGAGACAACGAGAAGCTGCTGGTGAGGATTCCCACGCACGAGATCGCCGCCGCGTCCTACCTGAGGGACGACGCCCTGCACCTGCTGGTCCTCAAGACAG GTCTGAACGTGGACACGGTGGTCGCCGGGGACGACAGCCTGGACAGGAAAAAGACGACGGGCGTAGACGGCCGACGCCAAACCATGAGCTGCAACGCCGACCCTCGGCCCGCAGGGGGCACGATGGAGCGACGACACACCATCTGTGGAGTGGACTGGAGGCCGTCACTGTCCAGGAGTAACCACGACAAGAACCAGaacatggagagaggaggaggaggaggagggggggagagaggaggaggaggagagagaggaagaggaggaggaggagagagaggaggaggaggaggaggagagagaggaggaggaggagagagaggaggaggaggaggaggagagagaggaggaggagggagtctAGAGAGGAAGAGAGTGGGAGGGAGCTGGGAGAGGAGGCAACAAACACGTAAGACAGGAGGGAGCTGGGAGAACCGCAGAGCCAGACCCATGAGCGGGAGCTGgggggtgggaggaggaggaggcgctgGGGGAGGCAGCTGGGAGAAGAGGCATGGGgggggaggtggtggaggaggtgggagctgggagaggaggggaggaggaagtggTGGGGGGGGTAGCTGGGAGCGGCGGCAAGCCTGCACAGGAAGCTGGGAACGAGGGAAGAGCTACGGCAGCTGGGAGAGGAGGAACCACAACCCGCTGGAGCCCACGCCGTGTCCCGACGCCTACTGCAACCTGGTCATCCTGGCTGTGGAGAACAGG gatgcTGCAGAGGAGTACTGCTCTCTGATCTGTCAGATGTTCCAGATCATTTACGGCCATCAGACCATCGAGTGTGTGGACCGAGCCGGCTTCCATCACGCCGTGCCGGACCGCTACTGGCTGGAGAGGA gTGACAGCTGTCTGAGCGACGTGTCGTATGGTTATGATCCAGAgttcagctgctgcagctcata TGACGGCTGTTCCCAGGATGCCTTTGAGCTCTACTACAGCGAGACGTACAGCGACAGTTCGTCCGTCTCGCTGCAGGACTCTCGTCGTAGTCTGTCTTCAGCCGCTGACGGAGGAGACGGTAACCCCGCCCTGCTGCTGATGCAGGACTACATGATCACT ctGCGTAACAAGCTCAGTCCAATGGAGTTGCAGCACTTCGCCGTGTTGCTGAGAGAATACAGACTGGGATCAAACATCCACTCTTTCTGCTccgagctgctgcagctgtacGGAGACGAGCGCAAGTTCCTGCTGATGG GCATGCGGCCCTTCGTCCCCGACAAGGACATCGGGGTGTTTGAGAGTTTCCTGGAGAGCATCGGGATCCGAGAGGGCGGCATTCTGACCGACAGCTTCGGACGCATCAAACGCAGCATGAGCAGCACGTCGGCGACGGCCATGAGAGG GTATGATAACGGCTCTCTGGCTTCAGGATCTCAGGAATTCAACCGACGCATCACCGACATCACCCACGACATCCAGGCACTCGGCTTCCAGGACACTCACGGAGACATCGAGGAGGAAGACTACTACCTCTGA